From Polyangium spumosum, a single genomic window includes:
- a CDS encoding acyl-CoA thioesterase — protein sequence MSERPRLSSEDLVHAQSVLHAEDRPVRFQDVDAAGIIYFARVLEYFHDAFLSLLRRAGVDLAAVLKEGKWGMPLGHAEADYLGPMRFGDDVVVEIVRLELGERSLSVGARVRSPEGRVLAIGQAVHVCIDRQTFRSRALPDETAAALKAVGAQVRGAG from the coding sequence ATGTCCGAACGGCCTCGCCTCTCCTCCGAAGACCTCGTCCACGCCCAGAGCGTCCTCCACGCCGAGGACCGCCCCGTCCGCTTCCAGGACGTCGACGCCGCGGGGATCATCTACTTCGCCCGCGTGCTCGAGTATTTTCACGATGCGTTCTTGAGCCTCCTGCGCCGCGCGGGGGTCGACCTCGCGGCGGTCCTGAAGGAGGGAAAGTGGGGGATGCCGCTCGGGCACGCGGAGGCGGATTATCTCGGGCCGATGCGGTTCGGCGACGACGTGGTCGTGGAGATCGTGCGGCTCGAGCTCGGCGAGCGGTCGCTCTCCGTGGGCGCGCGGGTGCGCTCGCCCGAGGGGCGCGTGCTCGCGATCGGGCAGGCCGTGCACGTGTGTATCGATCGGCAGACGTTCCGGTCGAGGGCGCTGCCGGACGAGACGGCGGCGGCGCTCAAGGCCGTCGGGGCACAGGTACGAGGCGCGGGCTGA
- a CDS encoding class I adenylate-forming enzyme family protein, with the protein MAGDGLSILDAVREPGVASRPALIEDGHVTSFGELAAHVERAASSLAAQGLGPGCRAALRATCDIGTVVTFLALIELGVALVPIHPRLTDAEVRTITEDARPDLEILPFTFTGITSKKGQFFRPDPAPSTPLAILYTSGTTGRPKGAVLSRGAFAASATASEKNLGWLPDDRWLACMPLAHVGGLSIVTRCIHARRPIVLEPRFDPDAVLRAIRRERVTLLSVVPTMLRALFDADRDGILATLRLVLVGGAGAPCALLEEAAARRVLALTTYGLTEACSQVTCQPPRPAGTTEPGSGKALTGVDVRTILDTGALAEPGEVGRIQVRGPTIMSGYLAGPGEPLRTSLTEDGFFDTGDLGALDEQGRLFVHARRTDLVVTGGENVYPAEVEQTLEALPSVIRAVVFGVPDERWGQIVAAGLVLDPPDPTRAVALVVEASVRLAPHKRPRLVASVDALPLTASGKLDRARAIRELSPRLVPVPRRP; encoded by the coding sequence ATGGCTGGCGACGGACTGAGCATCCTGGATGCGGTCCGGGAGCCCGGCGTCGCGTCCCGGCCGGCGCTGATCGAAGACGGCCACGTGACCTCGTTCGGCGAGCTCGCGGCGCACGTCGAACGCGCCGCGTCATCCCTCGCCGCGCAGGGCCTCGGCCCTGGATGTCGCGCCGCGTTGCGCGCTACGTGCGACATCGGCACGGTCGTCACCTTCCTCGCCTTGATCGAGCTCGGCGTCGCGCTCGTCCCGATCCACCCGCGCCTGACCGATGCGGAAGTACGCACGATCACCGAGGATGCGCGTCCGGATCTCGAGATTTTACCTTTCACCTTCACAGGTATCACATCGAAAAAAGGACAATTTTTTCGTCCTGATCCTGCACCCTCCACGCCCCTCGCCATCCTCTACACCTCGGGCACCACAGGCCGTCCCAAGGGCGCCGTCCTCTCGCGCGGGGCCTTCGCGGCGAGCGCCACGGCCAGCGAGAAAAACCTCGGCTGGCTCCCCGACGATCGCTGGCTCGCCTGCATGCCCCTCGCGCACGTCGGCGGCCTCTCCATCGTGACGCGGTGCATTCACGCCCGCCGGCCCATCGTTCTCGAACCTCGCTTCGACCCCGACGCTGTCCTGCGCGCCATCCGCCGCGAGCGCGTCACCCTGCTCTCGGTCGTCCCCACCATGCTCCGCGCCCTCTTCGACGCCGACCGGGACGGCATCCTCGCCACCCTCCGCCTCGTCCTGGTCGGCGGCGCCGGCGCGCCCTGCGCCTTGCTCGAAGAGGCCGCCGCCCGTCGCGTCCTCGCCCTGACGACCTACGGCCTCACCGAAGCCTGCTCCCAGGTCACCTGTCAGCCCCCGAGGCCCGCAGGAACGACCGAGCCAGGATCTGGAAAAGCACTCACAGGTGTAGACGTGCGCACCATCCTCGACACCGGCGCCCTCGCCGAACCCGGGGAAGTTGGTCGCATCCAGGTACGCGGGCCCACGATCATGAGCGGCTACCTCGCCGGCCCCGGCGAGCCCCTTCGCACCTCGCTCACCGAGGACGGATTTTTCGACACCGGCGACCTCGGCGCGCTCGACGAGCAAGGCCGCCTCTTCGTCCATGCCCGCCGCACCGACCTTGTCGTCACGGGCGGCGAGAACGTCTACCCGGCCGAGGTCGAGCAGACCCTCGAAGCCCTCCCCAGCGTGATCCGCGCCGTGGTCTTTGGCGTCCCGGACGAACGCTGGGGCCAGATCGTCGCCGCCGGCCTGGTCCTCGACCCGCCCGACCCGACCCGCGCCGTCGCGCTCGTCGTCGAAGCCTCGGTGCGCCTTGCCCCCCACAAGCGGCCGCGCCTCGTCGCCTCCGTCGACGCCTTGCCCCTCACGGCCTCGGGCAAGCTCGATCGCGCCCGCGCCATCCGCGAGCTCAGCCCGCGCCTCGTACCTGTGCCCCGACGGCCTTGA
- a CDS encoding 1,4-dihydroxy-2-naphthoate polyprenyltransferase gives MSPDKTLPLGSLPSAASAPSIHPGSFRAWVLACRPATLTAAVVPVAVGSAVAHAVGSFRVLPALAALLGSILIQIATNFANDVFDHEKGADTEERLGPTRATATGLLTPREVRTGLAVTIALALLPGLYLASVGGWPIVAIGITSILAGVAYTGGPYPLGYHGLGDVFVFLFFGLVAVCGTVFVQALAVPPLAVLAAVPVGALATAILVVNNVRDRETDVKAGKRTLAVRFGRRAGVLEYAALLAASYAAPVVCVVSLGRSPWALLPLVSLPLGLGLLRALATREGRPLNAVLARTAMLLLLFGVLFSVGLLIGGG, from the coding sequence ATGAGCCCCGACAAGACCCTCCCCCTCGGCTCCTTGCCTTCCGCCGCGTCCGCGCCCTCGATCCACCCCGGCTCCTTCCGCGCCTGGGTGCTCGCTTGCCGCCCCGCCACGCTGACGGCCGCCGTCGTCCCCGTCGCCGTCGGCAGCGCGGTCGCCCACGCGGTTGGCTCCTTCCGCGTGCTGCCTGCCCTCGCGGCCCTGCTCGGCTCGATCCTCATCCAGATCGCCACGAACTTCGCGAACGACGTCTTCGACCACGAAAAAGGCGCCGACACCGAGGAGCGCCTCGGCCCGACACGCGCCACCGCCACCGGCCTGCTCACGCCCCGCGAGGTCCGCACAGGGCTCGCCGTCACCATCGCCCTCGCCCTGCTCCCCGGCCTCTACCTCGCGTCCGTGGGCGGATGGCCGATCGTCGCCATCGGCATCACCTCCATCCTCGCCGGCGTCGCCTACACCGGCGGACCGTACCCGCTCGGCTACCATGGCCTCGGCGACGTCTTCGTCTTCCTGTTCTTTGGCCTCGTCGCCGTCTGCGGCACCGTCTTCGTCCAGGCTTTGGCCGTCCCGCCCCTCGCCGTCCTCGCCGCCGTGCCCGTGGGCGCCCTCGCCACCGCCATCCTCGTCGTCAACAACGTCCGCGACCGCGAGACCGACGTGAAGGCCGGCAAGCGCACCCTCGCCGTCCGCTTCGGCCGCCGCGCCGGCGTCCTCGAGTACGCCGCGCTCCTCGCCGCCTCCTACGCCGCGCCCGTCGTCTGCGTCGTCTCCCTCGGCCGTTCGCCCTGGGCCCTCTTGCCGCTCGTCTCCTTGCCGCTTGGCCTCGGCCTCCTCCGCGCCCTCGCCACCCGGGAAGGCCGCCCGCTCAACGCCGTCCTCGCGCGCACGGCGATGCTCCTCCTGCTGTTCGGGGTGCTCTTCAGCGTCGGGCTCTTGATCGGGGGAGGGTAG
- a CDS encoding mandelate racemase/muconate lactonizing enzyme family protein translates to MRIQGGAALPSYGPNRQFVRLGLRDEQKLLGIGEASPLPPFAADVASVLAVFLGEAFPNLDAPADDLPPREAVAFALAPVERALAPHPAARFALETALFDLVGQRRGLSVAACLADDGRLASVPTNGLLDASAPDLPARARELADAGLRAVKVKLRARDEAGFSRELAALRALREALPPPFELRLDPNGAWTVPEAQEKLARLADVAPRYVEQPVPAALLPDLGPAAVPWAADESLLLPGMAERLAGAPGCAAFILKPAALGGLDRALAVASIGAAASLDLVVTHFADGPVGLAAASELARALPRPPLDCGLEPHPGLSTYPAMAIPQRGRPGAVREAALPGLGFSEEARRRWLATD, encoded by the coding sequence GTGCGGATCCAGGGCGGCGCCGCGCTCCCGTCGTACGGGCCGAACCGCCAGTTCGTGCGCCTCGGCCTGCGCGACGAGCAGAAGCTCCTCGGCATCGGCGAAGCCTCTCCCTTGCCCCCGTTCGCGGCGGACGTCGCGTCGGTGCTCGCCGTCTTCCTCGGCGAGGCCTTCCCCAACCTCGACGCCCCGGCCGACGACCTCCCGCCCCGCGAGGCCGTCGCTTTTGCGCTCGCGCCCGTCGAGCGCGCCCTCGCCCCGCACCCGGCCGCGCGTTTCGCCCTGGAGACGGCCCTCTTCGACCTCGTCGGCCAGCGCCGCGGCCTCTCCGTGGCCGCTTGCCTCGCCGACGACGGCCGCCTCGCCTCCGTGCCCACGAACGGCCTGCTCGACGCCTCCGCGCCGGATCTGCCGGCCCGCGCGCGTGAGCTCGCCGACGCGGGCCTCCGGGCCGTGAAGGTCAAACTCCGCGCCCGGGACGAGGCTGGTTTTTCGCGCGAGCTCGCCGCGCTCCGGGCCCTCCGGGAGGCCTTGCCGCCGCCCTTCGAGCTCCGCCTCGACCCGAACGGCGCCTGGACCGTCCCCGAGGCCCAGGAGAAACTCGCCCGCCTCGCCGACGTCGCGCCCCGGTACGTCGAGCAACCCGTCCCCGCGGCGCTGCTGCCCGACCTCGGCCCTGCGGCCGTCCCCTGGGCCGCGGACGAGTCCTTGCTCCTGCCCGGCATGGCCGAGCGGCTCGCAGGTGCCCCCGGCTGCGCCGCCTTCATCCTGAAGCCCGCCGCCCTCGGTGGCCTCGATCGTGCCCTCGCCGTCGCCTCGATCGGCGCCGCGGCGAGCCTCGACCTCGTCGTCACGCATTTCGCCGACGGTCCCGTGGGCCTCGCTGCGGCCTCGGAGCTCGCGCGGGCCTTGCCCCGGCCGCCGCTCGATTGTGGGCTCGAACCCCATCCCGGGCTGTCCACGTATCCGGCGATGGCGATCCCCCAGCGTGGGCGACCTGGTGCGGTCCGGGAGGCGGCGCTCCCGGGGCTCGGCTTCTCGGAGGAGGCGCGAAGGCGATGGCTGGCGACGGACTGA